From Salvia splendens isolate huo1 chromosome 3, SspV2, whole genome shotgun sequence, a single genomic window includes:
- the LOC121794132 gene encoding ubiquitin-conjugating enzyme E2 34-like: MAEKACLKRLQKEYRALCKEPVSNVVARPLPNDILEWHYVLEGSQGTPFAGGYYYGKIKFPPEYPFKPPGITMTTPNGRFMTQKKLCLSMSDFHPESWNPMWSVSSILNGLLSFMMDNSPTTGSVSSTDAEKKRLASTSLAFNCKIPTFKKLFPEYLEKYEQQLATEQSADQAAQESVRDESSRPTLKKRGSQVDANNVDVPKEVNNQQKRGSFPTWLSVMLVCIFAAVMALPLLQL; the protein is encoded by the exons ATGGCCGAAAAAGCATGTTTAAAGCGCCTCCAAAAGGAATATAGAGCCCTATGTAAA GAACCTGTCTCCAATGTCGTGGCACGCCCTCTGCCAAATGACATCCTTGAGTGGC ATTATGTTTTGGAGGGAAGTCAAGGAACACCCTTTGCAG GTGGATATTACTATGGAAAGATAAAGTTTCCACCAGAGTACCCATTTAAACCTCCGGGAATCAC CATGACTACTCCAAATGGACGCTTTATGACACAAAAGAAGTTATGCCTGTCCATGAGTGATT TCCATCCTGAGAGTTGGAACCCCATGTGGTCTGTCTCAAG CATACTGAATGGCCTCCTTTCATTCATG ATGGACAATAGTCCTACCACTGGCAGTGTCTCAAGTACAGACGCAGAGAAAAAGAGGCTTGCAAGTACTTCCCTGGCTTTTAATTGTAAAAT CCCAACTTTTAAGAAACTATTTCCAGAGTACCTGGAGAAATACGAACAACAGTTAGCGACCGAGCAATCTGCTGATCAGGCAGCACAAGAATCCGTCAGGGATGAAAGTTCCCGCCCCACATTAAAGAAACGTGGATCCCAGGTGGATGCGAATAACGTAGACGTCCCAAAAGAGGTAAATAACCAGCAGAAACGCGGGTCTTTCCCTACCTGGTTGTCAGTGATGCTCGTTTGCATTTTCGCTGCTGTAATGGCTCTACCCCTGCTTCAACTGTGA